A genomic region of Candidatus Pseudomonas phytovorans contains the following coding sequences:
- a CDS encoding alpha-E domain-containing protein, giving the protein MLSRTASDLYWMSRYLERAENLARMLEVSYSLSLMPQAGRSDGHAELAMSLLASGTLDDYIRRHTELDTERMLHFFALDATNPSSIYCCLQAARTNAHAVRGRITADMWENINATWIEMRNIASNGLGRYGISQFCDWVKERSHLFRGATSGTIMRNDAYSFIRLGTFLERADNTLRLLDARYEMFGEASEEVSDSSARGYYQWSALLRALTSYEAFNELYRAAPSARPVSELLLLRVDVPRSLHACIEELDMILAGLPGSSGRAAQRMAAELNARLRYTAIDEILDAGLHPWLSDFIGRVNQLGQAVHHSYLEVV; this is encoded by the coding sequence ATGCTTTCGCGAACTGCTTCCGACCTGTACTGGATGTCTCGCTACCTGGAGCGCGCAGAAAATCTCGCGCGCATGCTTGAGGTCAGCTACTCGCTATCGTTGATGCCCCAGGCCGGGCGTAGCGACGGCCATGCCGAGCTGGCGATGTCGCTGCTGGCCTCTGGCACGCTGGACGACTACATCCGCCGCCACACCGAGCTCGACACCGAGCGCATGCTGCACTTCTTCGCCCTCGACGCGACCAACCCCAGCAGCATCTATTGCTGCCTGCAGGCCGCCAGGACCAATGCTCATGCGGTGCGCGGCCGAATCACCGCCGACATGTGGGAGAACATCAACGCCACCTGGATCGAGATGCGCAACATCGCCAGCAATGGCCTGGGCCGCTATGGCATCAGCCAGTTCTGCGACTGGGTGAAGGAACGCTCGCACCTGTTCCGCGGCGCCACCTCTGGCACCATCATGCGCAATGACGCCTACAGTTTCATTCGCCTGGGCACCTTCCTGGAACGGGCGGACAACACCCTGCGCCTGCTCGATGCGCGCTACGAAATGTTCGGCGAGGCCTCCGAAGAGGTCAGCGACAGCTCCGCACGCGGCTATTACCAGTGGAGCGCCTTGCTGCGCGCGCTGACCTCGTATGAAGCCTTCAACGAGCTGTACCGCGCCGCGCCCAGTGCCCGGCCAGTGTCCGAGCTGTTGCTGTTGCGGGTGGACGTGCCGCGCTCGCTGCATGCCTGCATCGAGGAACTGGACATGATTCTGGCCGGCCTGCCAGGCAGCAGCGGCCGCGCCGCCCAACGCATGGCCGCCGAACTGAATGCGCGCCTGCGCTACACCGCAATCGACGAAATCCTCGATGCAGGGCTGCACCCCTGGCTGAGCGACTTCATCGGCCGCGTCAACCAACTGGGCCAGGCCGTCCATCACTCCTACCTGGAGGTCGTATGA
- a CDS encoding gluconate:H+ symporter, whose amino-acid sequence MTPTFSLLVLGTAIVLIVVMISKLKVHPFLALLAASLVVGIGTGMPPTAMVAAFEKGMGSTLGFLAGIIGLGSILGKLLEESGGAKRIATTLLNLLGERNASWAMMLVGFIAGIPVFFEVGFVLLIPLIYVVARQTRISMLYLGVPLATSLMVVHCILPPHPAATAITGMLNADIGTVILYGLIVGLPTAIIAGPIWVRFACDRDATQAQHAFLAARSESQTDDQPLPAFGITLVTVLLPLLLMVGKTLAITVLEKGTVLYEWVAFFGNPLIALALSVVFAYWALGLRRGMDMAQLLNLTQRCFPPLAGILLIIGAGGAFNDMLVGSGIGKALADVLNQTQLNPIILAWLIAGIMHFAVGSATVAMISAAGMVMPMLGQHPEYNREILVIAIGAGAIGWTHITDSAFWVVKEYLGLSLSDALKKFTAATVLASVIALCLTLLLSKIV is encoded by the coding sequence ATGACTCCAACGTTCTCATTACTCGTGCTGGGCACTGCAATCGTTCTGATCGTGGTCATGATCAGCAAGCTCAAAGTCCACCCTTTCCTGGCTTTGCTGGCCGCAAGCCTGGTGGTTGGCATCGGCACCGGCATGCCGCCTACGGCCATGGTTGCCGCTTTCGAAAAAGGCATGGGCAGTACCTTGGGCTTTCTGGCCGGCATCATTGGCCTGGGCAGCATCCTCGGCAAACTGCTGGAGGAATCTGGCGGGGCCAAACGCATCGCCACCACACTGCTGAACCTGCTGGGCGAACGCAACGCGTCCTGGGCAATGATGCTGGTGGGCTTCATCGCAGGCATTCCGGTGTTCTTCGAGGTCGGCTTCGTGCTGCTCATTCCGCTGATCTACGTGGTCGCCCGGCAAACCCGCATCAGCATGCTGTACCTCGGCGTGCCGCTGGCCACCTCGCTGATGGTGGTGCACTGCATCCTGCCGCCGCACCCGGCCGCCACGGCAATTACCGGCATGCTCAATGCCGATATCGGCACTGTCATTCTCTACGGCCTGATCGTTGGCCTGCCCACCGCCATCATCGCCGGCCCGATCTGGGTACGTTTTGCCTGTGACCGTGACGCGACGCAAGCACAGCACGCCTTCCTTGCGGCGCGTAGCGAGTCCCAAACCGACGACCAACCGCTGCCGGCCTTCGGCATCACCCTCGTCACCGTACTGCTGCCGCTGCTGCTGATGGTCGGCAAGACCTTGGCAATCACCGTGCTGGAGAAAGGCACCGTGCTGTACGAGTGGGTGGCCTTCTTTGGCAACCCGCTGATCGCCTTGGCGCTGTCGGTGGTGTTCGCCTACTGGGCGCTGGGCCTGCGTCGCGGCATGGACATGGCGCAGTTGCTCAACCTTACCCAACGTTGCTTCCCGCCCCTTGCCGGCATTCTGCTGATCATCGGTGCCGGTGGCGCGTTCAACGACATGCTGGTGGGTAGCGGCATCGGCAAGGCGCTGGCCGACGTGCTCAACCAGACCCAGCTCAACCCGATCATCCTCGCCTGGCTGATCGCCGGGATCATGCACTTTGCGGTCGGTTCGGCCACGGTGGCGATGATCAGCGCGGCCGGCATGGTAATGCCGATGCTTGGCCAACACCCCGAATACAACCGGGAAATCCTGGTGATCGCCATCGGTGCCGGGGCCATTGGCTGGACCCACATTACCGACTCGGCGTTTTGGGTGGTCAAGGAATACCTGGGCCTGTCGCTGAGCGATGCGCTGAAGAAATTTACCGCAGCTACGGTGCTGGCCTCGGTAATTGCCTTGTGCCTGACCCTGCTCCTTTCGAAAATTGTCTGA
- a CDS encoding MFS transporter, protein MSSAATPVQTHRADQDSRNTAQVLSLCLPSDVLLYLLLPMYAADFGVTLVEAGVLLAANRLVRILGYGWVVRFYARHGDRAACSLAAFAAAVCALGNATLSGFAALLVLRLVWGLCFATFNLSTQTLATARPEGAARRAGRSRATISIGPMLALPLGALMAQAYGPRSVFFVLCISALFGLWRARALPGDGHAVASRGGRRLRLPDSIATWSFIEGVTLDGLFIFGLSLYAQTHLGESGVLAAGVLMAVRYLSEMLFSPFGGRLADRFGPLRMLVVLSLATSLALLLFGSHWLFIGAFFVLVLRALQLPLVMTLVALRNPQQRIQALAGNAIWRDIGAGLGPMLAGVLLPQVPAIWAYAGAALAVAVAALNCAWAARH, encoded by the coding sequence ATGTCGTCCGCTGCCACACCGGTGCAAACCCACCGCGCCGACCAAGACTCCCGCAATACCGCCCAGGTGCTCAGCCTGTGCCTGCCCAGTGACGTACTGCTCTACCTGCTGCTGCCCATGTACGCAGCCGATTTCGGCGTGACCCTGGTCGAAGCCGGCGTGCTGCTGGCGGCCAACCGCCTGGTGCGCATCCTCGGTTACGGCTGGGTGGTACGTTTCTACGCCCGCCATGGTGACCGTGCCGCATGCAGCCTTGCCGCCTTCGCCGCCGCGGTGTGTGCGCTGGGCAACGCGACGCTGTCCGGTTTCGCCGCACTGCTGGTGCTGCGCCTGGTCTGGGGGTTGTGCTTTGCCACCTTCAACCTCAGCACCCAGACCCTCGCCACCGCCCGGCCCGAGGGTGCTGCGCGGCGTGCCGGGCGTTCACGGGCGACCATTTCCATCGGGCCAATGCTGGCCTTGCCGCTGGGTGCGCTGATGGCGCAAGCCTACGGCCCGCGCAGCGTATTCTTCGTTCTCTGTATCAGCGCCCTGTTCGGGCTGTGGCGTGCGCGTGCCCTGCCTGGCGACGGCCACGCGGTTGCCAGCCGTGGTGGCCGGCGCCTGCGCCTGCCAGACAGCATCGCCACCTGGTCCTTCATCGAAGGGGTGACCTTGGACGGCCTGTTCATCTTCGGCCTTTCGCTCTATGCACAAACTCATCTGGGTGAGTCCGGCGTGCTGGCAGCAGGTGTGCTGATGGCGGTGCGCTACTTGAGCGAAATGCTCTTCAGCCCCTTCGGCGGGCGTTTGGCCGACCGTTTCGGGCCGCTGCGCATGCTGGTAGTGCTGTCACTGGCCACGTCGCTGGCGCTGCTGCTGTTCGGCAGCCACTGGCTGTTCATCGGCGCCTTCTTCGTGCTGGTGCTGCGCGCCCTGCAACTGCCGCTGGTGATGACGCTGGTCGCCCTGCGTAACCCGCAACAACGTATTCAGGCACTGGCCGGCAACGCCATATGGCGCGACATCGGCGCCGGGCTCGGGCCGATGCTGGCCGGTGTACTGCTGCCGCAGGTGCCGGCGATCTGGGCCTATGCCGGGGCGGCACTGGCGGTTGCTGTGGCAGCCTTGAACTGTGCCTGGGCGGCGCGGCATTGA
- a CDS encoding RidA family protein translates to MKHAIKTELFASRAPLEWAVVGNGTLYTAQIPIDAQGQVVAGGIEAQARQTLDNLRHTLEAAGSSLDAVTQVLIYVTDRQYLATVNSLYSDYFQAPYPNRAAIVVAGLAREEMLVELVVYACL, encoded by the coding sequence ATGAAACATGCAATCAAGACCGAGCTGTTCGCCTCAAGAGCCCCTCTGGAATGGGCGGTGGTCGGCAATGGCACGCTTTACACCGCCCAGATTCCCATCGATGCACAGGGCCAAGTGGTGGCCGGCGGCATCGAGGCGCAGGCCCGCCAGACTCTGGACAACCTGCGCCACACCCTGGAAGCCGCCGGCAGCTCGCTGGATGCCGTGACCCAGGTACTGATCTACGTGACCGACCGCCAATACCTGGCCACCGTCAACAGCCTGTATAGCGACTACTTCCAGGCCCCTTACCCCAACCGCGCGGCGATCGTGGTGGCAGGGTTGGCACGCGAAGAAATGCTGGTGGAACTGGTGGTATACGCCTGCCTCTAA
- a CDS encoding proteasome-type protease, which yields MTYCVAMHLEDGLVFISDSRTNAGIDQISTFAKLFVFSVPGERLIVLQTAGNLATSQSVVNLLRQRTQGSGPHLQSVTTLYDATVLVADTLREVVNRDRSKLTADIDLSSSFIVGGQIAGGPMAIYNVYAQGNFFQATPDTPFLQLGESKYGRPILDRNLDYCTPLDEALRCGLISFDSTIRSNLSVGMPLDLLVYRRDNLESMTRQRITSDDAYYQQIRRQWSDGLKTLLAELPAPPYG from the coding sequence ATGACTTACTGCGTCGCCATGCACCTGGAGGACGGGCTTGTCTTCATCAGCGACTCACGCACCAATGCCGGAATCGACCAGATCTCCACGTTTGCCAAGCTGTTCGTCTTCAGCGTGCCAGGCGAGCGGCTGATCGTGCTGCAGACTGCCGGCAACCTGGCAACCTCGCAATCGGTGGTGAACCTGCTGCGCCAGCGTACCCAGGGCAGTGGCCCCCATCTGCAGAGCGTGACCACACTCTACGATGCAACGGTGCTTGTGGCCGACACCCTGCGCGAAGTGGTCAACCGGGACCGCAGCAAGCTTACGGCCGACATCGACCTGAGCAGTTCATTCATTGTCGGCGGCCAGATAGCCGGCGGGCCCATGGCCATCTACAACGTCTACGCACAAGGCAATTTCTTCCAGGCAACGCCAGACACTCCGTTCCTGCAACTGGGCGAAAGCAAGTACGGCCGGCCAATCCTCGACCGCAACCTGGATTACTGCACACCGCTCGATGAAGCACTGCGCTGCGGCCTGATTTCGTTCGACTCCACCATCCGCAGCAACCTGTCGGTGGGCATGCCGCTGGACTTGCTGGTGTACCGCAGGGACAACCTGGAAAGCATGACCCGCCAGCGCATCACCAGCGACGATGCCTATTACCAGCAGATTCGCAGGCAGTGGAGCGACGGGCTGAAGACACTGCTGGCCGAGCTGCCAGCCCCGCCTTATGGCTGA
- a CDS encoding circularly permuted type 2 ATP-grasp protein produces MSRAFFNEMYEANGSCRPHYQAFARWLADTPLELLEQRRREADLLFHRAGITFTLYGDTQDTERLIPFDIIPRSIRASEWRTVERGCIQRVQALNLFLQDIYHDQRILKAGIIPPEQVLANEGYQIAMQGLDLHRGLYAHIAGVDLVRDGDGSYFVLEDNLRTPSGVSYMLEDRKMMMRLFPELFAAQRIAPIDHYPNLLLDTLKSASPLDNPTAVLLTPGRFNSAYFEHAFLAREMGIELVEGADLFVRDEHVYMRTTAGPQQVDVIYRRLDDDYLDPLSFNPDSTLGVPGLISVYRAGNVVLANAVGTGVADDKSIYPYVADMIRFYLGEDPILNNVPTWQCRKPAELSHVLAHLPELVVKETQGSGGYGMLVGPASTAAQIEDFRARIKARPHAYIAQPTLCLSTCPTFVDSGIAPRHIDLRPFVLSGSETRLVPGGLTRVALQEGSLVVNSSQGGGTKDTWVVED; encoded by the coding sequence ATGTCCCGGGCTTTTTTCAATGAAATGTACGAAGCGAACGGCAGTTGCCGCCCGCATTACCAGGCGTTCGCCCGCTGGCTGGCAGATACCCCGCTGGAGCTGTTGGAGCAGCGCCGGCGCGAGGCCGACCTGCTGTTTCACCGCGCCGGCATCACCTTTACCTTGTATGGCGACACTCAGGACACCGAGCGCCTGATCCCATTCGATATCATCCCGCGCAGCATCCGCGCCAGCGAGTGGCGCACGGTAGAGCGTGGCTGTATCCAGCGGGTGCAGGCCCTTAACCTGTTCCTGCAGGACATCTACCACGACCAGCGCATCCTCAAGGCGGGCATCATCCCGCCAGAGCAGGTACTGGCCAACGAGGGCTACCAGATCGCCATGCAGGGCCTGGACCTGCACCGTGGGCTGTATGCCCACATCGCCGGTGTCGACCTGGTGCGTGACGGCGATGGCAGCTACTTCGTGCTGGAAGACAACCTGCGTACCCCCAGCGGCGTCAGCTACATGCTCGAAGACCGCAAGATGATGATGCGCCTGTTCCCCGAACTGTTTGCCGCCCAGCGTATCGCGCCGATCGACCATTACCCCAACCTGCTGCTGGACACGCTCAAGAGCGCCAGCCCGCTGGACAACCCCACTGCCGTGCTGCTCACCCCTGGCCGCTTCAACAGCGCCTATTTCGAGCATGCGTTCCTGGCCAGGGAAATGGGCATCGAACTGGTCGAAGGCGCCGACCTGTTCGTGCGTGACGAGCATGTCTACATGCGCACCACTGCCGGCCCGCAGCAAGTGGATGTGATCTACCGACGCCTGGACGACGACTACCTCGACCCGCTGTCGTTCAACCCTGACTCGACGCTGGGTGTGCCCGGACTGATTTCGGTATACCGCGCCGGCAATGTGGTACTGGCCAACGCCGTCGGCACGGGCGTTGCCGACGACAAGTCGATCTACCCCTATGTCGCCGACATGATCCGCTTTTATCTGGGCGAAGACCCCATCCTCAACAACGTGCCAACCTGGCAATGCCGCAAGCCTGCAGAGCTGTCCCATGTGCTGGCCCACCTGCCCGAACTGGTGGTCAAGGAAACCCAAGGCTCCGGCGGCTATGGCATGTTGGTCGGGCCGGCATCGACGGCTGCCCAGATCGAGGACTTCCGCGCCCGTATCAAAGCTCGCCCCCACGCCTATATCGCACAACCCACCCTGTGCCTGTCGACCTGCCCGACCTTCGTCGACAGCGGCATCGCGCCGCGCCATATCGACCTGCGCCCGTTCGTGCTGTCGGGCAGTGAAACCCGCCTGGTGCCCGGCGGCCTGACCCGCGTGGCCTTGCAGGAAGGCTCGCTGGTGGTCAATTCGTCGCAAGGCGGCGGTACCAAGGACACCTGGGTGGTGGAGGACTGA
- a CDS encoding DUF3726 domain-containing protein has translation MRVSLNEIQVMCRKAFEGMGFAPGDCEDAAELVGWLQLQGLDGVGALEKALLYLQAEAARPYTLSHEDNALLVIDAKGQSVLRCAATGVELTAAKAMRCGQAELRILHCHNRLLLLGYLSRAAVQGLHVQARWEDARQCHLADFTAGIQRPELRSEARPGALDAAEQSVTVLFSRPGQTALTPTNPHNPLQQGFTVNEHTWQRLKQLAEHILVESTDASRRHGAGGGSDAD, from the coding sequence ATGCGCGTATCGCTCAACGAAATACAGGTGATGTGCCGCAAGGCATTCGAAGGCATGGGCTTCGCCCCCGGCGACTGCGAGGATGCCGCCGAGCTGGTGGGCTGGCTGCAATTGCAAGGGCTTGATGGGGTCGGTGCGCTGGAAAAGGCCCTGCTCTACCTGCAAGCCGAAGCGGCCCGGCCGTATACCCTGAGCCACGAGGATAACGCCCTGCTGGTGATCGACGCCAAGGGCCAGAGCGTGTTGCGCTGCGCTGCAACAGGGGTGGAACTGACGGCTGCCAAGGCCATGCGCTGTGGTCAGGCCGAACTGCGCATCCTCCACTGCCACAACCGCTTGCTGCTGCTGGGTTACCTGAGCCGGGCAGCTGTGCAGGGGCTGCACGTGCAAGCCCGCTGGGAGGACGCGCGTCAGTGTCACCTGGCCGACTTTACCGCCGGCATCCAGCGCCCGGAACTGCGCAGTGAAGCCCGGCCCGGCGCCCTTGACGCGGCCGAGCAAAGCGTCACCGTGCTGTTCAGCCGGCCCGGCCAGACCGCGCTGACGCCAACCAACCCGCACAATCCGTTGCAGCAAGGCTTTACGGTCAACGAACACACCTGGCAACGGCTCAAGCAGCTCGCCGAACACATCCTCGTCGAAAGCACCGATGCCTCGCGCCGCCACGGCGCAGGCGGCGGCAGCGATGCTGACTGA
- a CDS encoding transglutaminase family protein, whose translation MKLSIRHDTTYSYASDVSNSIQFLRLTPRSSERQRINEWQLDLPCKVKGQIDPYGNILHVLTLDKPHGHLALTAQGQVEIDPDCEHETEGQSPLPFLRSSHLTLADDALKAFAARQCGSHRDRAALIALMQGMAEQMPYSPGATSVGTTAIEAFRGGAGVCQDHTHAFLACARSLGVPARYVSGYLCTEDEQHLASHAWAEAWVDDAWYSFDITNRLTRPERHLKLAVGLDYLDACPVRGVRRGGGDEAMQASVHVHRQ comes from the coding sequence ATGAAACTGTCCATCCGCCACGACACCACCTACAGCTACGCCAGCGACGTGAGCAACAGCATTCAGTTTCTGCGCCTGACTCCGCGCAGCAGCGAACGCCAGCGCATCAACGAGTGGCAACTGGACCTGCCCTGCAAGGTCAAGGGCCAGATCGACCCCTATGGCAACATCCTGCATGTACTGACCCTGGACAAACCCCATGGCCACCTGGCATTGACCGCCCAAGGCCAGGTAGAGATCGACCCGGATTGCGAACACGAAACCGAGGGCCAGTCGCCCCTGCCTTTTCTGCGCAGCAGCCACCTGACCCTGGCCGATGATGCCCTGAAAGCGTTCGCTGCCCGGCAATGCGGCAGTCACCGCGACCGGGCAGCACTGATCGCGCTGATGCAGGGCATGGCCGAGCAAATGCCCTACAGCCCCGGAGCCACTTCGGTCGGCACCACGGCCATCGAAGCGTTCAGGGGTGGTGCCGGCGTGTGCCAGGACCACACCCATGCCTTCCTGGCTTGCGCACGCAGCCTGGGGGTGCCGGCACGCTATGTGTCCGGCTACCTGTGCACCGAAGACGAACAGCACCTGGCCAGTCATGCCTGGGCCGAAGCCTGGGTCGACGACGCCTGGTACAGCTTCGACATCACCAACCGCCTGACGCGGCCGGAACGTCATCTGAAGCTGGCAGTGGGCCTGGACTACCTCGACGCCTGCCCGGTCAGGGGCGTGCGCCGCGGCGGTGGCGACGAAGCGATGCAAGCCAGCGTCCACGTGCATCGCCAGTGA
- the dsdC gene encoding DNA-binding transcriptional regulator DsdC, with the protein MNKPGRGAVKLNGAHLGSLHVFLVAARYLSFARAADELCLSASAVSHRINRLERELALKLFNRMPRKVSLTEDGERLFAVMQRSMDEINEAVYNRAHGEIAGQLTLYVRPSVAQCWLVPRLAQFTSRYPDIQLDIRVGNESIDYRTRKIDLMLCYSDGHHPGLASIHLMGERIAPVCSPHYAETHGLAGDLQQLGRCTALHDVAAWDNAAFDAEWQLWASHSGADITLPRRFLTFDRSDLCTLAALNHVGIAIGREQLVRERIHRGELVLPFGGFLDTSNYGYYLVHPQHDAMPKRLEVLIDWLVKEAQFNLAQGLQQQ; encoded by the coding sequence ATGAACAAGCCCGGCCGCGGCGCAGTCAAGCTCAATGGCGCTCATCTGGGCAGCCTGCATGTCTTTCTGGTCGCTGCGCGCTACCTGAGCTTTGCGCGCGCGGCGGATGAGCTGTGCCTGAGCGCAAGCGCCGTGAGCCACCGTATCAACCGGCTCGAACGTGAGTTGGCGCTGAAACTGTTCAACCGCATGCCACGCAAAGTGAGCCTGACTGAAGACGGCGAACGCCTGTTCGCGGTCATGCAGCGCTCGATGGATGAGATCAACGAAGCGGTTTATAACCGCGCTCATGGCGAAATTGCCGGCCAGCTGACGCTGTATGTTCGCCCGTCAGTCGCCCAGTGCTGGCTGGTGCCACGCCTTGCACAGTTTACGTCCCGCTACCCTGATATCCAATTGGACATCAGGGTGGGTAACGAAAGCATCGATTACCGAACCCGCAAGATCGACCTGATGCTGTGTTATTCGGATGGACATCACCCAGGGCTTGCGAGCATTCACCTGATGGGCGAACGGATTGCCCCGGTCTGTTCTCCCCATTACGCAGAAACCCATGGGTTGGCCGGCGACCTGCAGCAACTGGGGCGCTGCACCGCCTTGCATGATGTGGCGGCCTGGGACAACGCGGCATTCGATGCGGAATGGCAGCTGTGGGCCAGCCACTCGGGGGCTGATATCACCCTGCCTCGCAGGTTCCTGACATTCGATCGCTCTGACCTTTGCACGCTGGCCGCGCTGAATCACGTTGGCATCGCCATTGGCCGGGAACAGCTGGTGCGTGAACGCATTCACAGGGGTGAACTGGTGTTGCCTTTTGGCGGGTTCCTCGACACGTCCAATTACGGCTACTACCTGGTTCACCCGCAGCATGATGCGATGCCCAAACGGCTTGAGGTGTTGATCGACTGGCTGGTGAAAGAAGCGCAGTTCAACCTTGCGCAGGGACTTCAGCAGCAATGA
- a CDS encoding D-serine ammonia-lyase produces the protein MIHGKTLQAWQQSHPIISDLVAMKETSWFNPGIASASAALSDVGLTADDVRATSERLLRFAPYLATVFPETAATGGVIESHIAPLPQLRKQLIEEGALQDVGSLWLKADSDLPISGSIKARGGIHEVLKHAEDLALAAGLITCSDDYAALASEQARAFFSQYKIAVGSTGNLGLSIGIMSAKLGFQVSVHMSSDARQWKKDKLRAHGVTVVEHASDYSVAVEQGRQQAASDPSCYFVDDENSPQLFLGYAVAAQRLARQFDQAGIKVDADHPLFVYLPCGVGGGPGGVAFGLKLEFGDAVHCVFAEPTHSPCMLLGVYTGLHDETSVQDFGIDNITAADGLAVGRPSGFVGKAMQRLIDGYYTVTDEELYRLMVIAFEQDKFKLEPSALAGVPGMARVLQSTAYLTRLGFTPTQLQNATHLVWGTGGSMVPESEFDAYLAKGRALQTRA, from the coding sequence ATGATTCACGGAAAAACCCTCCAAGCCTGGCAACAAAGCCATCCGATCATCAGCGATCTGGTCGCCATGAAAGAAACCAGCTGGTTCAACCCTGGTATTGCCAGTGCGTCAGCAGCACTGAGCGACGTGGGCCTGACGGCTGACGATGTGCGGGCCACAAGCGAGCGGCTGCTGAGGTTCGCGCCCTATCTTGCAACAGTGTTTCCCGAAACCGCAGCTACCGGCGGAGTTATCGAATCGCACATCGCCCCACTGCCGCAGCTTCGCAAGCAACTGATCGAAGAAGGGGCACTGCAGGACGTGGGTAGCCTGTGGCTCAAGGCAGACAGTGACCTGCCCATTTCTGGCTCCATCAAGGCCCGCGGCGGCATTCATGAGGTGCTCAAGCACGCTGAGGATCTGGCCTTGGCCGCTGGCCTCATCACATGCTCCGATGACTATGCCGCACTGGCCAGCGAGCAGGCTCGGGCGTTCTTCAGCCAATACAAGATCGCCGTAGGCTCGACCGGCAACCTGGGTTTGTCGATCGGTATCATGAGCGCCAAGCTGGGCTTCCAGGTCAGCGTGCACATGTCGTCCGACGCCAGGCAGTGGAAAAAGGACAAGCTGCGCGCCCATGGCGTAACGGTTGTTGAACACGCGTCGGACTACAGCGTTGCCGTCGAGCAAGGGCGACAGCAGGCAGCGTCCGACCCCAGCTGCTACTTCGTTGACGACGAGAACTCCCCGCAACTCTTTCTGGGCTATGCCGTAGCCGCGCAGCGCCTGGCTCGCCAGTTTGACCAGGCCGGCATCAAGGTAGACGCCGACCATCCACTGTTTGTCTACCTGCCCTGCGGTGTTGGCGGTGGCCCTGGCGGCGTCGCCTTCGGTTTGAAGCTGGAATTCGGTGATGCGGTGCACTGCGTGTTCGCCGAGCCCACCCACTCGCCCTGCATGCTGCTGGGGGTGTACACCGGCCTGCACGATGAAACCAGCGTGCAGGACTTTGGCATCGACAACATCACCGCCGCCGATGGCCTGGCGGTCGGGCGCCCGTCCGGGTTTGTCGGCAAAGCCATGCAGCGGCTAATCGATGGCTACTACACCGTGACCGACGAAGAACTGTACCGCCTGATGGTGATTGCCTTCGAGCAGGACAAGTTCAAGCTGGAACCTTCTGCGCTGGCGGGCGTGCCCGGCATGGCACGTGTATTACAATCCACGGCATACCTGACACGCCTGGGCTTTACCCCAACCCAGCTGCAAAATGCTACCCACCTTGTATGGGGAACGGGCGGAAGCATGGTTCCAGAATCTGAATTTGATGCGTACCTGGCGAAAGGCCGCGCCCTGCAGACGCGCGCTTAA